CTTGCAGGAGACAGACTTgaaatttctcttctttctttttgttttccatcaaactccatcttggcTCTTCATATATCTCTCTTCATTGTTATACCTGCATCTGCAAAGCAACTTTTGGAGGGGGAAGGAAGCATAATCCAATGAACCCGAATCAGTTTTAGAGcttaaaaaaactttcaatcCGAGACATCTTACCTCAACTGTTTTCCTCTTGTACATTTACCTGTCGCTATAACCAGTTTCCTCTATCCcaatttcttcctcttcacttTTCCTCTGTCCATTTTCTTCCTTGTCTCTTGACTCTCTTCTTTGCCGAGAACGTTCTAGAGAATACCTCTTATACTCATCAGCACCAATATCTAGACCACCGGCAGACTTTACAATGTTCTCAAAGTATGGTATCACCGTAGCTGCAGCTGCTGCACTACCGTAAGTGGCTAACATATGTTCCTCTATTTCTGGGAGAGAGTAAAAGCTTGCAAAGAGCTTCTTGAAGTCTTCAAGAACTTTTAGAGACCTTTCATTACCACTGTTCTGATATGGTTCCTTCCAACTTTCTATCATCCTAACCGCATACCCCACGAACTCACAGGCGTTGGCCTCATCTATCTGTTCGCAGCCTTCTCCCTGCGCATCTGGATTAACTGGTTGTTCTCCTTGCAGGATCACTTGCTTTCCCGGCTGTAGCTGCTCTGCCGGATCAGAGACCCGTGTCCTGTCTATGGCCATGCTTTCCTTCAGGGCATTCAGTCTTTGCACTTCATCTTTAGCCTACGAACAAAATATTAGAGTTGGGAAGAAAGTTACAGGGACATATCAAAATAGATGAATATGATATGTAACTAAGGGGAAAAATGGTCGCATTACCTCCCGAACAATGTCCAGACCGAGGCACCCTTTGTCCAAGGCATCATCAGCTGCATGAGAGAGTAAACTACTCAAACGGTCAAATCTTCTCCTCTCATCCACAGGTGTTTTCATTAGCTCCCACAGCTCATGCATGTTTCTTAACAAACCCCGTAActgaaagaaataagaaaattagaTCATCAATCCTAACTAGCCATGGTTTGCTTTTGTGGATTTCCGGAATTTCTTCATTCCAGTGAAAAATGGTACAAGGCTACTGAATAAGAAAGTGATTCTCCTAATCCTGAATGCTATAATgagaaatcatatatatatacaataaatcaGCAAAGGTCTTGACTGCTGATCTGACATGCATGTTACTACGTATGctcatatactatattttttaaacgaaaacaaaagactaaaaggTCGCAAAGTGATAACAATGTCTAAATTTTGTCAAACATATGCTCGGGTGCTTGATGGGAGAGCTACATAAGCAGCACTCAAAATTGGCTCGTGAAGTAGGTAAGAAAGTGAATATTCTTTCTCAACCCAAAATGTAAATCAGCAAACTAGCTCATATGTGCACTACTCTATCAGGATAACAAATGGATAATGCAAAAATCTATGTCAAAATGGTTCCCAAGTATTTATTGATCACCTGAAGCAGCCTCCGacatttctccttcttctgggACTCTACAAGTTTTGTCAATCTAGCAAGAGTAGCATCAGAGACGCTCTTTGATACCCCGGTCAAGCTTTTATGGACTTTAATCAAGGCCTCAGGGAAATCAAATGACATTATCTCTGACAACTCATGGATAGCACTGAGATGAGAGTTGACTTTCTGCAGCCGGGCAAAGCCTGAAATTGAAATAAAGGTAAGTACATAACCACAAAATGTTTtgaaacaacaaccaaatgtgtacacatatatataggatCACCTTCTCATTGTGAAGATATTGCAGATGTGCTCTAAGTCCATCCAAATTTATTTGGGTCAATTCGCCAGAGTTACCAGGATAATCATTTCCCGCTATGTGAGAAGAGATCTCTGCTATTTGTGTCAGTATCCCAGAGAATTCTTTCCATATTAGATCTTTCTTCATCCGCAGATCTTCCAATACAGGCTTTATAGTAGAGATGCGATGCTTTAGAGAGCCTGCTTTCTTCACAAACAgaggggaaaacaaaaaaggaataaCAAtataagtaagaaaaaaaccatGTTT
The Camelina sativa cultivar DH55 chromosome 6, Cs, whole genome shotgun sequence genome window above contains:
- the LOC104793048 gene encoding 65-kDa microtubule-associated protein 5-like, producing MENPDFEPLVDLPVPEQVAPPPNSSITSRASLPGTTATARSSLLKELQNLWIDIGESYNERVKMTLELEQECLDIYTKKVEETRKYRAELQRSLAEAEAEVTSLTSALGEQVSFSWKAGSLKHRISTIKPVLEDLRMKKDLIWKEFSGILTQIAEISSHIAGNDYPGNSGELTQINLDGLRAHLQYLHNEKVILYICFARLQKVNSHLSAIHELSEIMSFDFPEALIKVHKSLTGVSKSVSDATLARLTKLVESQKKEKCRRLLQLRGLLRNMHELWELMKTPVDERRRFDRLSSLLSHAADDALDKGCLGLDIVREAKDEVQRLNALKESMAIDRTRVSDPAEQLQPGKQVILQGEQPVNPDAQGEGCEQIDEANACEFVGYAVRMIESWKEPYQNSGNERSLKVLEDFKKLFASFYSLPEIEEHMLATYGSAAAAATVIPYFENIVKSAGGLDIGADEYKRYSLERSRQRRESRDKEENGQRKSEEEEIGIEETGYSDSCFADAGITMKRDI